A part of Clostridium novyi genomic DNA contains:
- a CDS encoding PqqD family protein, whose amino-acid sequence MKQRNFNNLLEFIPFKNISYISELQEENNNITIVIERKSKIDKILLKILKKAHKELYVHLDEIGSFIWRSIDGKKNILNLCEMFMEEYNVDKGEAINRTVYFIKILKNNKFIKFNIKK is encoded by the coding sequence ATGAAGCAAAGGAACTTTAATAATCTATTAGAGTTTATACCCTTTAAAAATATCTCCTATATAAGTGAACTACAAGAAGAAAATAATAATATAACTATTGTAATTGAAAGAAAAAGTAAAATTGATAAAATACTACTTAAGATTTTAAAAAAAGCACATAAAGAACTATATGTTCATCTTGATGAAATAGGAAGTTTTATTTGGAGGAGTATTGATGGTAAAAAAAATATTCTAAATTTATGTGAAATGTTTATGGAAGAATATAATGTAGATAAGGGAGAAGCTATAAACAGGACTGTGTATTTTATAAAGATTTTAAAGAATAACAAATTTATAAAATTTAATATTAAAAAATAA